From a region of the Hemitrygon akajei chromosome 16, sHemAka1.3, whole genome shotgun sequence genome:
- the trappc5 gene encoding trafficking protein particle complex subunit 5, whose protein sequence is MAMDTRFTRGKSVILERSITRPKSEVSLSAFALLFSEIVQYCQNRVYSVSELQNKLSELGQQVGVRILDVLVMREKNGKRETKVINVLLFIKVNVWKALFGKEADKLEQANDDDKTYYIIEKEPLINAYISVPKENSTLNCASFTAGIVEAILSYSGFPAKVTAHWHKGTTLMIKFDESVIARDKTLDGR, encoded by the coding sequence ATGGCCATGGATACTCGGTTCACCAGGGGCAAGTCGGTCATCCTGGAGCGATCGATCACTCGCCCCAAGTCTGAGGTCAGCCTGAGCGCCTTTGCCCTGCTGTTCTCTGAAATTGTCCAATACTGTCAGAACCGCGTCTACTCTGTGTCAGAGCTACAGAACAAGCTGTCGGAGCTAGGCCAGCAGGTGGGGGTGCGGATCTTGGACGTGCTGGTAATGCGAGAAAAGAACGGCAAGCGGGAGACCAAGGTCATTAACGTGCTGCTCTTTATCAAGGTCAATGTGTGGAAGGCCCTGTTTGGCAAAGAGGCAGACAAGCTGGAGCAAGCCAATGACGACGACAAGACCTATTACATCATTGAGAAAGAGCCACTCATCAATGCCTACATCTCGGTGCCCAAGGAGAACAGCACACTCAACTGTGCCTCCTTCACAGCAGGCATTGTAGAGGCCATCCTCTCTTATAGTGGCTTCCCTGCCAAGGTGACAGCTCACTGGCACAAAGGCACTACCCTTATGATCAAGTTTGACGAGTCTGTCATTGCACGTGACAAAACCTTGGATGGACGATAA